The following proteins are co-located in the Eublepharis macularius isolate TG4126 chromosome 5, MPM_Emac_v1.0, whole genome shotgun sequence genome:
- the LOC129330261 gene encoding vomeronasal type-2 receptor 26-like: MIVPVVECHVWPKPRIDVSLSRPFLKTPWPCTGHGGPGASSPDPPSSKKTITGQETSLLVEFCPTSVLQLQMEPFKNHPEFYSLHGNCHCSPVPKNYQHILALVFAISEINKDPALLPNVTLGFRIFEDTYFASMTYQVSLSFLSARGQVVPNYRCSRQEELLSIIGSLYSRISIQMANILDLFKIPQLGYSSFNPILRERTLFPSFYQIDPSEVPQYLGLIRLLLHFHWNWIGIIAPDDDSGENFIQALTPMLAQNDICVEFTKRTLSEISVFHTPITDYFNLVSAVLQTEAKVVVVSGDANAIRNLIRPLSRYKQETKTSFEKVWIVTSQWEFAAMGFFFEWGAVQAFHGALSFRGHTRDVPGFRRFLQTLDPYNPQGDVFISKWWKLAFWCVILEPDVISMGLPYCTGKENIENLTPAVFEMSMTGNSYNIYNAVYSVAHALHVTYSFGSKHARMGNGKRLLDIQPWQGLNNSSAPTSAGEGGSGDAGKCLRILTGCSLHPLRMGPGNSPAPPMVAEWGSGDADKCLRVPTECSLHLSLTGLRKCLVPSAKLPSSRCVESCLPGYSRTVQEGAPVCCYECFRCAEGAISNYTDADRCVSCPEDQYPNKNQDGCISKVIHFLSYQEIWGVVLASLALLLFLITSVVLATVIKHQDTPIVKANNRKLTYVLLISLLFGFLCSFLFLGQPKKVTCLLRQTAFSIIFSVAVSSILAKTVTVVLAFMATKPGNTMRELLRGQWVNSVVLACPLIQVAICSIWLGTSPPFPSLDFHSLVKEIIVECNEGSVTMFYIVLGYMGFLAIISFIVAFLARKLPDSFNEAKLITFSMLVFCSVWVSFVPTYLSTKGKSMVAVEVFSILASGAGLLGCIFLPKCYIIVLRSDLNNRVHLIRNKKGT, encoded by the exons ATGATAGTGCCTGTTGTGGAATGTCACGTCTGGCCAAAACCTCGAATTGATGTAAGCTTGTCAAGGCCATTCCTCAAAACTCCATG GCCATGCACAGGACACGGGGGCCCGGGGGCCTCTTCACCAGACCCACCAAGCTCCAAGAAGACTATTACAGGCCAGGAGACCTCCTTGTTGGTGGAGTTTTGCCCTACCTCAGTACTGCAGCTGCAGATGGAACCTTTCAAAAACCACCCAGAATTTTATTCCCTGCACG GTAACTGTCATTGCAGCCCAGTGCCCAAAAACTATCAGCACATCCTGGCCCTGGTATTTGCCATCAGTGAGATCAACAAGGATCCGGCACTTCTCCCCAACGTCACGCTGGGTTTCCGCATCTTCGAGGACACCTACTTCGCCAGTATGACCTACCAAGTCAGCTTGTCATTCCTCTCCGCACGGGGTCAAGTGGTTCCTAACTACAGATGCAGCAGACAGGAAGAGCTGCTCTCCATCATTGGAAGTCTCTACTCCAGAATCTCAATCCAGATGGCCAATATCCTGGACCTCTTCAAGATCCCACAG CTGGGTTACAGTTCATTCAACCCCATTCTGAGGGAGAGAACTCTATTCCCTTCCTTCTACCAAATTGACCCTAGTGAAGTCCCACAGTATTTGGGATTAATCCGCTTACTCCTTCATTTCCACTGGAACTGGATTGGGATCATTGCTCCTGATGATGACAGCGGGGAAAATTTCATCCAGGCCCTGACACCAATGCTTGCCCAGAACGACATCTGTGTCGAGTTCACAAAAAGGACCTTGTCAGAAATCTCTGTGTTTCATACTCCTATCACTGACTATTTCAATCTAGTTTCAGCGGTTTTGCAGACAGAGGCCAAAGTGGTGGTTGTCTCTGGTGACGCAAATGCCATACGGAATTTAATCAGACCCCTTTCTAGATACAAACAAGAGACTAAAACTTCTTTTGAGAAGGTCTGGATTGTGACGAGCCAGTGGGAATTTGCTGCAATGGGTTTTTTCTTTGAGTGGGGGGCTGTTCAGGCCTTCCACGGCGCTCTGTCTTTCAGAGGCCACACGAGAGATGTGCCAGGATTCCGCCGTTTTCTCCAGACTTTAGATCCATACAACCCCCAAGGAGATGTCTTTATCAGCAAGTGGTGGAAACTTGCATTTTGGTGTGTGATTCTGGAACCAGATGTAATTAGTATGGGATTACCATACTGTACAGGGAAGGAGAATATTGAGAACTTGACACCCGCTGTATTTGAAATGAGCATGACTGGCAACAGTTACAATATCTACAATGCCGTCTATTCTGTGGCTCATGCACTACATGTCACATACTCATTTGGATCAAAGCATGCAAGGATGGGAAACGGCAAGAGGCTTCTGGATATCCAGCCATGGCAG GGGCTGAATAACTCCTCAGCCCCGACATCTGCGGGTGAAGGAGGCAGCGGGGATGCAGGCAAATGCCTGCGAATCCTCACTGGATGCTCCCTTCATCCGCTGCGGATGGGACCGGGGAACTCTCCGGCCCCACCCATGGTGGCTGAATGGGGCAGCGGGGATGCAGACAAATGCCTGCGAGTACCCACCGAGTGCTCCCTTCACCTGTCGCTGACAGGGCTGCGGAAATGCCTGGTCCCGTCAGCA AAGCTGCCCTCTTCCAggtgtgtggagagctgcttgccGGGTTACAGCAGGACAGTTCAAGAAGGGGCGCCGGTTTGTTGTTATGAATGTTTCCGTTGTGCGGAAGGGGCCATTTCTAACTACACAG ATGCTGATCGCTGTGTCTCATGCCCAGAAGATCAATACCCAAACAAGAACCAAGATGGATGTATCTCTAAGGTCATACATTTCCTTTCCTatcaagagatttggggggttgttTTGGCTTCTCTTGCTCTTTTGCTGTTTCTCATCACATCAGTAGTCCTGGCAACGGTCATTAAACATCAAGACACGCcgattgtcaaagccaacaaccgaaAGCTAACATATGTCCTCCTCATCTCCCTCCTGTTTGGTTTCCTCTGCTCCTTCCTATTCCTTGGTCAACCCAAGAAGGTCacctgccttctccgacaaacTGCCTTCAGTATAATTTTTTCTGTTGCCGTTTCTTCAATCTTGGCAAAAACTGTCACAGTTGTTCTGGCCTTCATGGCCACTAAGCCAGGAAACACAATGAGGGAACTGTTGAGGGGTCAATGGGTAAATTCCGTTGTGCTGGCCTGTCCCCTCATACAAGTTGCCATCTGTTCAATTTGGTTGGGAACCTCTCCCCCATTCCCCAGCTTGGATTTCCATTCGTTGGTGAAAGAGATCATAGTGGAATGTAATGAAGGGTCAGTCACTATGTTTTACATTGTCCTGGGTTATATGGGTTTTCTGGCCATTATCAGCTTCATTGTAGCTTTTCTAGCTAGGAAGCTGCCCGATAGCTTCAATGAAGCCAAATtaatcaccttcagcatgcttgTGTTCTGCAGCGTGTGGGTCTCATTTGTGCCCACCTATCTGAGCACTAAAGGGAAGTCCATGGTGGCTGTGGAGGTCTTCTCCATCCTGGCCTCTGGAGCTGGTCTCCTGGGTTGcatctttctccccaagtgcTATATTATTGTTCTGAGATCTGATCTCAATAACAGAGTTCATCTTATAAGGAACAAAAAAGGGACCTAA